From Patescibacteria group bacterium, a single genomic window includes:
- a CDS encoding glycosyltransferase family 2 protein has product MLKNKSIGVVVPAYNEEKLIEKTLATIPNFVDKIIVVNDFSKDKTKNIIEGYKNQDKRIILINHKKNQGLGQSLIDGYLKSIELKIDIIAIMAGDAQMDPDDLHKIIEPIIKKNIGYVKGNRLLTHNISKIMPMHRLIGNSFLTLLTKFATGYWSLIDPQCGYTAISLQALESINIKKMTKGYGYNADILNMLNLANIKVQDVEVKPIYGEEKSKIKLITYIPKVSYLLLILYLRRMTHKYLVREFHPLIFFYLFSFINIFLISMPLMIRFFYLFFKLNEAPKTTLIILCFSIMMGFFSFFFGMWLDMEDNKKLTKK; this is encoded by the coding sequence ATGTTGAAAAATAAATCTATTGGAGTAGTTGTACCAGCATACAACGAGGAAAAATTAATTGAAAAAACTCTAGCAACTATCCCTAACTTTGTAGACAAAATTATTGTCGTCAATGATTTTAGCAAAGACAAAACAAAAAATATTATTGAAGGATATAAGAATCAAGATAAAAGAATTATCTTAATTAATCATAAAAAAAATCAAGGACTTGGACAGTCTTTGATAGATGGCTACTTAAAAAGCATTGAATTAAAAATAGATATTATCGCTATTATGGCAGGCGATGCTCAAATGGACCCAGATGATTTACATAAAATCATTGAACCAATTATTAAAAAAAATATCGGCTATGTTAAAGGAAATCGTCTATTAACTCATAATATTAGTAAAATCATGCCAATGCATCGATTAATTGGCAATTCTTTTTTAACATTGCTTACTAAATTCGCAACCGGATACTGGAGTTTAATCGACCCACAATGTGGATATACTGCTATTTCGCTTCAAGCCCTCGAATCAATAAATATTAAAAAAATGACAAAAGGATATGGATATAATGCAGACATTCTAAATATGTTAAATCTTGCAAACATTAAAGTGCAAGATGTTGAAGTTAAGCCAATTTACGGAGAAGAAAAAAGCAAAATAAAATTAATAACTTATATTCCCAAGGTTAGTTATCTTCTTCTAATACTATATTTAAGAAGAATGACTCATAAATATCTTGTAAGAGAATTTCATCCATTAATATTTTTTTACCTGTTTAGCTTTATTAACATCTTCCTTATTTCCATGCCATTAATGATCAGGTTTTTTTACTTATTTTTCAAATTAAACGAAGCTCCAAAAACTACATTAATTATTCTTTGTTTTTCCATAATGATGGGTTTTTTTTCCTTCTTTTTTGGAATGTGGCTAGACATGGAAGACAACAAAAAATTAACAAAAAAATAA
- a CDS encoding AAC(3) family N-acetyltransferase, with protein MKQKHKHNKETIIKDLYNLGLKKGDLVNLKVSMKSIGPIKGGANTLIEALLDIIGETGTIVSEAFVSCYKLPLSKKNWKKISNNKTHSYAGIFVNTMVNHPKMFRSHHPIQKFVAIGHDAKNLMQNHTANNFAYNPLRIMSNKNAKNLNIGKDNKIVGVGTTHVAIKLAGLKQKKQRNLGINYINKNGDIKLFKINWPEACVSGFRKFLPLYKNFNAILSEGKLGDAYAKTTSMKKTLKIEITKLLKTPEFILCYNPGCKSCRLKWTFSKGNYIMVNFYNIMNKIKNNSLKQIISMIIYKIKK; from the coding sequence ATGAAACAAAAACATAAACATAACAAGGAAACAATAATAAAAGATCTATATAATTTAGGACTCAAAAAGGGAGATCTAGTTAACCTGAAAGTTTCAATGAAATCAATTGGACCAATTAAAGGAGGGGCCAATACGTTGATTGAAGCGCTTCTTGATATAATTGGAGAAACGGGCACCATTGTCTCTGAAGCTTTTGTTTCTTGCTATAAACTCCCTCTTTCAAAGAAAAATTGGAAGAAAATTAGCAACAATAAAACACATTCATATGCTGGAATATTTGTTAATACAATGGTAAATCATCCAAAAATGTTTCGTAGTCATCACCCAATTCAAAAATTTGTAGCAATAGGGCATGATGCCAAGAACTTGATGCAAAATCATACAGCAAATAATTTTGCTTATAATCCATTACGGATAATGTCAAATAAAAATGCAAAAAATTTAAATATAGGAAAAGATAACAAGATAGTCGGGGTTGGGACAACTCATGTAGCAATAAAATTAGCCGGGTTAAAACAAAAAAAACAACGCAATTTAGGAATAAATTATATTAATAAAAATGGTGATATTAAACTTTTTAAAATTAATTGGCCAGAAGCATGTGTTTCTGGTTTTAGAAAGTTTTTGCCATTATATAAAAATTTTAATGCAATTTTATCTGAAGGAAAATTAGGAGATGCTTATGCAAAAACAACTAGTATGAAAAAAACTTTAAAGATAGAAATAACCAAACTTTTAAAAACTCCTGAGTTTATTCTTTGCTATAACCCTGGATGCAAAAGCTGTAGATTAAAATGGACATTTTCTAAAGGAAACTATATTATGGTAAATTTTTATAATATAATGAATAAAATAAAAAATAATTCCTTAAAACAAATAATATCCATGATCATATATAAAATTAAAAAATAA
- a CDS encoding glycosyltransferase family 4 protein, whose product MNKICILTSVHPLLDTRIFYKQTKTLVNSGYNVTLIAQHNKNETIDKIKIIAIPKSRNRIKRFLKLDYLTYRKALKQKADIYHFHDPELLPWMLKLKKKTEAKIIYDVHEDVTKQILSKHWIPKIFRKIISNLFNLFEKWVSKKLDYIITATPNIKSNFKQNNVIDIKNYPILSLFPKEEKKKEANSKKYIELIYVGGLSKERGIKKIIKSLKYINSKYNVKLTLIGKFSEKKFEEEIKSMAEWNSINFLGFLPQKKAYQHMNNANIGLICFLPEPNHINAIPNKIFEYMINKLPIIASDFPLWKEIIEKNDCGFCVDPKKPKKIAETIEHFIKHPEQAKQMRENGQKAILKRYNWEKESKKLLKVYKKLLK is encoded by the coding sequence ATGAATAAAATTTGCATTCTTACGTCTGTTCATCCTTTGCTTGATACAAGAATTTTTTATAAACAAACTAAAACATTAGTTAATTCAGGTTACAATGTTACTTTAATCGCCCAGCATAATAAAAATGAAACAATAGATAAAATAAAAATAATTGCTATTCCAAAATCTAGAAACAGAATTAAAAGATTTTTAAAACTAGATTATTTAACCTATAGAAAAGCCTTAAAACAAAAAGCAGATATATATCATTTTCATGATCCAGAATTATTGCCATGGATGCTAAAACTAAAAAAGAAAACAGAAGCAAAAATAATTTACGATGTTCATGAAGATGTTACTAAACAAATTTTATCTAAACATTGGATTCCTAAAATATTTAGAAAAATAATTTCTAATTTATTTAATTTATTTGAAAAATGGGTATCTAAAAAATTAGATTATATTATCACTGCTACACCAAATATTAAAAGTAATTTTAAACAAAATAATGTAATTGATATTAAAAATTATCCTATTCTTTCTTTATTTCCAAAAGAAGAAAAGAAAAAAGAAGCAAACTCAAAAAAATATATTGAATTGATTTATGTTGGTGGTTTGTCAAAAGAAAGAGGAATTAAAAAAATTATTAAATCTTTAAAGTATATTAATTCTAAATATAATGTAAAATTAACATTAATTGGTAAATTTTCTGAAAAAAAGTTTGAAGAAGAGATTAAGAGTATGGCAGAATGGAATAGTATCAACTTCTTAGGGTTCTTACCTCAAAAAAAAGCATATCAACACATGAATAATGCTAATATAGGTCTTATCTGTTTTCTCCCTGAACCAAATCACATTAATGCAATCCCAAATAAAATTTTTGAATATATGATAAATAAATTGCCAATAATTGCATCTGATTTTCCCTTATGGAAAGAAATTATAGAAAAAAATGATTGTGGGTTTTGTGTTGATCCAAAAAAACCTAAAAAAATTGCTGAGACAATTGAACATTTCATAAAACATCCAGAACAAGCAAAACAAATGAGAGAAAATGGACAAAAAGCTATTTTAAAAAGATATAATTGGGAGAAAGAAAGCAAAAAATTATTAAAAGTATATAAAAAATTATTAAAATAA
- a CDS encoding acyltransferase has protein sequence MNSKKTKYLPRNKMHNFKNYFIHAIYFALYGMVKYIPFPLCNYLRYLVLKLFMGRNLKTSYIGEMVNIYFPWNVKIGEKCSLNEGVIIDGTGEVKIGKGVRIAARTMINTADHKTDSDKLIAEQGFIIGKVIIEDDVWIGGHVIINKGVKIGKGSIIGAGAVVTKNIPPYSIAVGVPCKVIKKRE, from the coding sequence ATGAATTCAAAAAAAACAAAATATCTTCCAAGAAATAAAATGCATAATTTTAAAAATTATTTCATTCATGCAATTTATTTTGCTTTGTATGGAATGGTTAAATATATTCCATTCCCTTTATGTAATTATCTTCGTTATCTTGTTTTAAAATTATTCATGGGAAGAAATTTAAAAACATCTTATATCGGAGAAATGGTTAATATTTATTTCCCCTGGAATGTAAAAATTGGAGAAAAGTGTTCTTTAAATGAAGGGGTAATCATTGATGGAACAGGGGAAGTAAAGATTGGCAAAGGAGTAAGAATCGCAGCTAGAACAATGATTAATACTGCTGACCATAAAACAGATTCTGATAAATTAATCGCTGAACAAGGATTTATTATAGGAAAAGTAATTATTGAAGACGATGTTTGGATTGGAGGACATGTCATTATAAACAAAGGAGTAAAAATTGGAAAAGGATCAATAATTGGAGCAGGGGCTGTTGTTACTAAGAATATTCCTCCATATTCAATCGCTGTTGGTGTACCATGCAAGGTAATTAAAAAAAGAGAATAA
- a CDS encoding CoA ester lyase: MMKKKYSKKLIIRTLLFSAGHNEKYIKKAFSTNADVVVLDLEDATPKNSKSKARKMIKKVLESNIVDNRPIYVRVNSIESGFLSKDINAIASKNLTGFVFPKIYNTKCIKLFSEKLATKEKELKLPIGYFNIIALIETPEAVLDVYNIAFSSPRIKGLLFGSEDFLQETEGEHNSIGTSILVPRHMISMAAKAAKISAIDTPYVDIGNFEGLKEHIKQAKQVGFEGMLVMSPREIPIVEKLYTPSKKEITEAQEIIKLHNRAIKTNRGIAVYNNIFISPPTIEKAKKTINKHKAIISFQNYRKNNETKT; this comes from the coding sequence ATTATGAAAAAAAAATATTCAAAAAAATTAATAATAAGAACCCTTTTATTCAGTGCTGGGCATAATGAAAAATACATTAAAAAAGCATTTTCTACTAATGCAGATGTAGTGGTTCTGGACCTTGAAGATGCAACTCCTAAAAACAGTAAAAGCAAAGCAAGGAAAATGATCAAAAAAGTCCTAGAATCTAATATTGTAGATAATCGGCCAATTTATGTTAGGGTCAATTCAATAGAAAGTGGCTTTTTGTCAAAAGACATAAATGCTATAGCATCTAAAAATCTTACTGGATTTGTATTCCCAAAAATCTATAATACAAAATGCATTAAATTATTCAGTGAAAAATTGGCCACCAAAGAAAAAGAGTTAAAACTGCCTATAGGATACTTTAATATTATAGCGCTTATTGAGACTCCTGAAGCTGTCCTTGATGTTTATAACATAGCTTTTTCGTCACCCAGAATAAAAGGACTCCTTTTTGGGAGTGAAGATTTTTTGCAAGAAACAGAAGGTGAACATAATTCTATCGGAACATCAATATTAGTCCCAAGACACATGATTTCTATGGCTGCCAAAGCAGCAAAAATATCAGCAATTGATACACCTTATGTTGATATAGGTAATTTTGAAGGCCTAAAAGAACATATTAAACAAGCAAAACAAGTAGGATTCGAAGGCATGTTAGTCATGTCTCCTCGCGAAATTCCAATAGTAGAAAAACTATATACTCCTTCAAAAAAAGAAATAACAGAAGCTCAAGAAATTATTAAATTACACAACAGAGCAATAAAAACAAATAGAGGCATAGCAGTATATAATAATATTTTTATTTCTCCACCAACAATTGAAAAAGCAAAGAAAACAATTAACAAGCACAAAGCAATAATTTCTTTTCAAAATTATAGAAAAAATAATGAAACAAAAACATAA
- the murJ gene encoding murein biosynthesis integral membrane protein MurJ — translation MTKNRKFILKRKNHNIFKKQNIAQATILISIFLFLTKIIGYFREILIAKYFGTSSQTDAFLVALMIPLSIMGLISGGLGTLIIPIYLKKTKENLEKAKIFINQIFFIWIIITSILCFGIYLFTPFFVKLFAYGFDKERFNLTIKLTKYLIPMGFMTVFIGFFTGIFQAKKQFLYPILIGFIGNIIIVLSLILFTNNIGINSWVYGVLLSSCFSFLLLFLFLYKKWNFFKKFNLKKWQKKEIKNFLIILLPLILISGLNTLNQLIDKIIASTLSVGSIAILNFAQRIYTIPLGLLMIPLTIAIFPTFSSMAINSNKKKDYSKILKKAINFSWSIIIPISVIMIVLAEPITKFLFQRGAFTNTSTQLTYPTVIMYLIGLFAISANYFLTKIFYSFKNTKTPLILSAIIISINIVANIILSKILGVKGIALATSIASITGFILYYQVIKNKYFKNEDFKISWKKILKIIPLSILLGAISLLLKPYLLSYSSGVIPFGFKFIISGIILATFYYFFAQLLKIQEIKIIKNYLKN, via the coding sequence ATGACAAAAAATAGAAAATTTATTTTAAAAAGAAAAAATCATAATATCTTTAAAAAACAAAATATAGCCCAAGCAACTATTTTAATTTCTATTTTTTTGTTTTTAACTAAAATAATTGGCTATTTTAGAGAAATACTTATTGCTAAATACTTTGGCACCTCTTCGCAAACTGATGCCTTTTTAGTAGCACTAATGATCCCTTTGTCAATTATGGGGTTAATATCAGGTGGATTAGGGACCTTAATTATCCCTATTTATTTAAAAAAAACAAAAGAAAACCTTGAAAAAGCAAAAATATTTATTAATCAAATATTTTTTATCTGGATTATAATTACTTCCATACTTTGTTTTGGAATATATTTATTTACTCCTTTTTTCGTCAAGTTATTTGCTTATGGATTTGATAAAGAAAGATTTAATTTAACAATAAAGCTCACTAAATACTTGATTCCAATGGGATTCATGACTGTATTTATTGGCTTTTTTACTGGAATCTTTCAAGCAAAAAAACAATTTCTATACCCAATATTGATTGGATTTATTGGAAATATTATAATTGTTCTTTCTTTAATATTATTTACAAATAATATAGGGATAAATAGCTGGGTCTACGGAGTATTGCTTTCCTCGTGTTTTTCTTTCTTGTTGCTTTTTTTATTTTTATACAAAAAATGGAATTTTTTTAAAAAATTTAATTTAAAAAAATGGCAAAAAAAAGAAATAAAAAACTTTTTAATTATTCTTTTACCATTAATCTTAATTAGTGGATTAAATACGTTGAATCAATTAATAGACAAAATAATTGCTTCTACTCTCTCTGTTGGGTCTATAGCAATTTTAAACTTTGCTCAAAGAATATACACCATTCCATTAGGCCTTCTAATGATACCATTGACTATTGCTATTTTTCCAACATTTTCTTCTATGGCAATAAATTCAAACAAGAAAAAAGATTATAGTAAAATATTAAAAAAAGCAATCAATTTTTCTTGGTCTATAATAATCCCAATTTCTGTAATAATGATTGTGTTAGCTGAACCAATCACAAAATTTTTATTTCAAAGAGGAGCATTTACGAATACAAGCACGCAATTAACATATCCAACCGTTATAATGTATTTAATTGGATTATTCGCAATATCTGCAAATTATTTTTTAACTAAAATATTTTATTCCTTTAAAAATACAAAAACACCATTAATATTGTCTGCCATAATAATTAGCATAAATATCGTTGCAAATATTATTTTATCAAAAATACTTGGAGTAAAAGGAATTGCACTGGCAACATCGATTGCCTCAATCACTGGATTTATTCTTTACTATCAGGTGATAAAAAATAAATATTTTAAAAATGAAGATTTTAAAATATCATGGAAAAAAATATTAAAAATAATCCCACTATCTATTTTGCTTGGGGCAATATCATTACTTCTAAAGCCTTATCTTCTCTCATATTCTAGTGGCGTTATTCCTTTTGGGTTTAAATTTATTATTTCTGGAATTATTCTTGCTACATTCTATTATTTCTTTGCACAATTATTAAAAATACAAGAAATAAAAATTATTAAAAATTATTTAAAAAATTAA
- a CDS encoding oligosaccharide flippase family protein, protein MLKKILNKIPTSQKFNIDVSWNILSFVIMGIIGILLNIIIAKFYNTSVLGVFNQVYAFFIFFSQLSVAGIHLSVLKNVSQFHTDYNKKNIIFSSSLYLTIIISFLISISVFWLKDFIGILLNSPSVSIGIYYGLPGLFFLAINKIYLSFYNACRKMKFYASINIIRFCLLLLSLILFIYLKIDVNKLPVIFSLAEGITFVILFIYSIKFIKYSFSKKIIQWIIKHIKFGVKGLLGHALLDLNTRTDIIMLGFFVSDSTVGIYSLAAILAEGFDQLTAAFKININPLLARYKFKKTKQALKSLISSGRNLTYKIMFPIGVLSIFLFPLMLSLLKIKTEFSKAWPIFSILILFQIICVGYAPFRMLLTQTGFPGYQTFFVSLFFISNIILNLILIPVFGMYGAAIATGTSFILGILYLKIFTWKKLKIKI, encoded by the coding sequence ATGTTAAAAAAAATTTTAAATAAAATACCAACTTCTCAAAAATTTAATATTGATGTTAGTTGGAATATTTTAAGCTTCGTAATAATGGGAATAATTGGAATTTTATTAAACATTATTATTGCTAAATTCTACAATACTTCGGTCCTTGGAGTTTTTAATCAAGTATATGCTTTTTTTATTTTTTTCTCTCAACTTTCTGTAGCAGGAATCCATCTATCTGTCTTGAAAAATGTTTCTCAATTCCATACTGATTACAATAAAAAAAATATTATATTTTCGTCTTCCTTGTATTTAACTATTATTATTTCTTTTTTAATTTCAATATCTGTCTTTTGGCTAAAAGACTTTATTGGCATTCTGCTAAATAGCCCATCTGTTAGTATTGGTATTTATTATGGATTACCTGGGCTATTCTTCCTAGCAATAAACAAAATATATTTATCATTTTATAATGCTTGTCGCAAAATGAAATTTTATGCAAGCATAAATATAATAAGATTTTGTTTATTATTACTATCTCTTATTCTTTTCATCTATTTAAAAATTGATGTAAATAAATTGCCTGTTATATTTTCTTTAGCTGAAGGAATTACTTTTGTTATACTTTTTATTTATAGTATTAAATTTATAAAATATTCTTTTTCTAAAAAAATAATACAATGGATTATTAAACACATTAAATTTGGCGTCAAAGGATTGCTAGGACATGCTTTACTAGACTTAAACACAAGAACTGATATTATTATGTTGGGCTTTTTTGTATCAGACAGTACTGTTGGCATCTATAGCTTAGCTGCAATATTGGCTGAAGGATTTGACCAGCTAACAGCTGCTTTTAAAATAAATATTAATCCTCTTTTAGCTAGATACAAATTTAAAAAAACAAAACAAGCATTAAAATCTTTAATATCTAGTGGAAGAAATCTTACATATAAAATTATGTTTCCTATAGGGGTGTTATCTATTTTTCTCTTTCCTCTAATGCTTTCCTTATTAAAAATAAAAACCGAATTTTCAAAAGCATGGCCAATATTCTCTATTTTAATTTTGTTTCAAATTATCTGTGTTGGCTATGCCCCTTTCAGAATGCTTCTTACACAAACAGGATTTCCTGGGTATCAAACATTTTTTGTATCTTTATTTTTTATAAGTAATATTATCTTAAATTTAATACTTATCCCTGTTTTTGGAATGTATGGAGCCGCAATAGCTACTGGAACGTCATTTATCTTAGGCATTCTTTATTTAAAAATTTTTACTTGGAAAAAATTAAAAATAAAAATTTAA
- a CDS encoding SDR family NAD(P)-dependent oxidoreductase encodes MKKIKFLYKKAIVTGGAGFIGSHIIEELLNLGVQVISIDDYSAGKKENLNKFKDNKLFKAVKCDVTDYNNLKKYFKNIDIVFHEAASKKTICLKDPRRDLEVNGKGTFNILELSRDFGVKKVVHASTGSVYGEAQYFPQDEKHPLNPTSYYGVSKLAGERYAKAFEHLYNMDITILRYFHVYGPRQESSDVGGVVSIFGRKALNNQPPIIFGDGTQQRSFTYVKDIAAINLLVAQKKETKGEVYNCASGIKVTIKELADKILNQLNKSDLKIKYTEWTPGDIKIFDIDNSKLKKLGFNFNTNFEKGLKTTINWLKKYLNK; translated from the coding sequence ATGAAAAAAATAAAATTTCTTTATAAAAAAGCAATTGTGACTGGCGGAGCAGGATTTATTGGTAGTCATATAATTGAAGAACTTCTAAATCTAGGAGTACAAGTTATTAGTATTGATGATTACAGCGCTGGTAAAAAAGAAAACTTGAATAAATTTAAAGACAATAAATTATTTAAAGCTGTAAAATGTGATGTAACTGATTATAATAATTTAAAAAAATATTTTAAAAATATTGACATCGTCTTTCATGAAGCGGCTTCTAAAAAAACGATTTGTCTAAAAGACCCTAGAAGAGATCTTGAAGTTAATGGAAAAGGGACTTTTAATATATTAGAATTGTCCAGAGATTTTGGAGTAAAAAAAGTTGTACATGCCTCAACTGGTTCAGTTTATGGAGAAGCGCAATATTTTCCTCAAGATGAAAAGCACCCATTAAATCCAACCTCATATTATGGGGTGAGCAAATTAGCAGGAGAAAGATATGCCAAAGCATTTGAGCATCTTTATAATATGGATATTACGATTCTTCGTTATTTCCATGTTTATGGGCCTAGACAAGAATCTAGTGATGTTGGTGGAGTTGTATCTATTTTCGGACGAAAAGCACTAAACAATCAACCCCCTATTATTTTTGGAGATGGAACACAGCAAAGATCATTTACCTATGTTAAAGATATCGCTGCTATTAACCTTTTAGTTGCTCAGAAAAAAGAAACCAAAGGAGAAGTTTATAACTGTGCCTCTGGCATCAAAGTAACAATTAAAGAATTAGCTGATAAAATATTAAACCAACTAAATAAATCTGATCTAAAAATTAAATATACTGAATGGACTCCCGGAGACATAAAAATATTTGACATTGATAACTCTAAATTAAAAAAATTAGGATTCAATTTTAATACTAACTTTGAGAAAGGATTAAAAACAACTATTAATTGGCTTAAAAAATATTTAAACAAATAA
- a CDS encoding MaoC family dehydratase, protein MKTEKYKSYAFGRYFEEFNVGDVFEHLPKKTITESDNNLFSLLTMNHHPIHLDIEYAKLSQHKQILVIGTLIFSLTVGLSVRDISGKAIANLSYDKIIHKHPVFINDTIKAKSTVLKKRKSKSKNDRGIIHIKTSAYNQKNKEVLTFERTILISKKNK, encoded by the coding sequence ATGAAAACAGAAAAATATAAATCATATGCATTTGGACGATATTTTGAAGAATTTAATGTTGGAGATGTTTTTGAGCATTTACCAAAAAAAACTATTACCGAATCTGATAATAATTTATTCTCATTATTAACAATGAATCATCATCCAATACATCTTGATATTGAATACGCAAAATTATCACAACATAAACAAATTCTTGTTATCGGAACACTGATTTTCTCCTTAACTGTTGGATTGTCTGTAAGGGATATAAGTGGTAAAGCTATTGCTAATTTAAGCTATGACAAAATAATACATAAACATCCTGTATTTATTAATGACACAATAAAAGCAAAGTCAACTGTGCTAAAAAAAAGAAAGTCAAAAAGCAAGAATGACAGAGGGATTATACATATTAAAACATCAGCATATAATCAAAAAAATAAAGAAGTACTAACATTTGAAAGAACAATATTGATTTCTAAAAAAAATAAATAA
- a CDS encoding polysaccharide deacetylase family protein, whose translation MIIKIPNNFLAERKYIISTLFNEFLGLKYQIETYNQNDYKIILGNKKELIIKDSFFSNFKNQNYLSTQNIAQLPLQKSNNKFASKKNLPIIYGDNALEISDNKIICKIDIFASCFFMLTRWEEYVIKKRDKYNRFIPTESLAYKQKFLHRPITNEYTEMLWNMLKFLKIKQTRKKRKFTICLTHDVDEIDRYKWYPPLIAIKKTIKKLAFKKLIKILFDYIKVKIKLKNDPYHDIFLNYIINLEKKYKFKSSFYFMTDNKRYLLSNPILKKIIAKLKKEKFEIGIQTGFRAYNNPKIIKKEKIEFEKIINKKITSGRQHYLKWAGPKSWETWENADLKYDTTLCYANFNGFRCGVCYPFKPFNILKKKVINIWEIPLIVMDGTLDNKKLSYSEAFKEIIKLLNQTKNYNGIFVFLWHNCYMTELFTPKWKRLFENFYKLISKEKYLVIPINKINKDAKSISN comes from the coding sequence ATGATAATTAAAATCCCAAACAATTTTTTGGCAGAAAGAAAATATATTATATCAACCTTATTTAATGAATTTTTAGGATTAAAATATCAAATTGAAACTTACAATCAAAACGATTATAAAATTATTTTAGGAAACAAAAAAGAATTAATCATTAAGGATTCGTTTTTTTCTAATTTTAAAAATCAAAATTACTTATCTACTCAAAATATAGCTCAATTACCTCTTCAAAAATCCAATAATAAATTTGCCTCAAAAAAAAATTTACCAATTATATATGGAGACAATGCATTAGAAATATCTGACAATAAAATTATTTGCAAAATAGATATATTTGCTTCTTGTTTTTTTATGCTTACTAGATGGGAAGAATATGTTATAAAAAAACGAGATAAATATAACAGATTTATACCAACAGAATCACTAGCCTATAAACAAAAATTTTTGCATAGACCAATAACAAATGAATATACAGAAATGCTCTGGAATATGTTAAAATTTTTAAAAATAAAACAAACAAGAAAGAAAAGAAAATTTACTATTTGTCTAACTCATGATGTTGATGAAATTGATAGATATAAATGGTATCCACCACTAATTGCCATTAAAAAAACAATTAAAAAATTGGCTTTTAAAAAATTAATAAAAATTTTGTTTGATTATATTAAAGTAAAAATAAAACTAAAAAACGATCCATACCATGATATTTTTCTAAATTATATAATCAATTTAGAAAAAAAATACAAATTTAAATCATCTTTTTATTTTATGACTGATAATAAAAGATATTTATTATCAAATCCTATTTTAAAAAAAATAATTGCAAAATTAAAAAAAGAAAAATTTGAAATAGGAATTCAGACAGGATTCAGGGCCTATAATAATCCAAAAATTATAAAGAAAGAAAAAATAGAATTTGAAAAAATTATCAACAAAAAAATTACTAGCGGCAGACAACATTATCTAAAATGGGCTGGACCAAAAAGTTGGGAAACATGGGAAAATGCAGACTTAAAATATGACACAACATTATGTTATGCAAATTTTAATGGATTCAGATGTGGAGTATGTTATCCATTTAAGCCTTTCAATATTTTGAAAAAAAAAGTTATAAATATTTGGGAAATTCCATTAATTGTTATGGATGGAACTCTAGACAATAAAAAATTATCTTATTCTGAGGCTTTTAAAGAAATAATTAAATTATTGAATCAGACTAAAAATTATAACGGTATTTTTGTTTTTCTTTGGCATAATTGTTATATGACTGAATTATTCACGCCTAAATGGAAAAGACTCTTTGAAAATTTTTATAAATTAATCTCAAAAGAAAAATATTTGGTTATTCCAATAAATAAAATAAATAAAGATGCTAAAAGCATTAGTAATTAA